One Sphingobacteriales bacterium DNA segment encodes these proteins:
- a CDS encoding amino acid permease, whose translation MKNTYKIGWLTAASLVISNMIGTGVFTSLGYQLLTVNNSFSIIALWLAGGMLALTGAFTFAELATHYKKSGGEYVYISKAIHPLLGYLSAWSSLIIGFSAPVAIAAIAMEAYLKPFAANNNDAAIWFRALSVALIIGICAAHSFTVKQSSKIQNIATAFKIFFVLAVIALGIWLPTPNNNSLFWGGNVFKEVFSSGFAVSLLYVTYAYTGWNAATYIVEEIENPRLNLPKALIAGTLFVTITYIAIQLVLLKLAPPQTLKGNAEVAIIAFEAAKGAGFVKWISLGIAVQLIATMSSCIWVGSRVTYSMSKDYTLWKPINRANAQQIPVVAIWLHGFIALIMLFSGKLEEIMLYSSFVMQLMSVVAIISFFFTKPIPDSFKSPLRPWLQIFYILLNICILLFVLIDKPKQSLMGLSILVLGVASFYLSKFLSTRKKNSFTNENF comes from the coding sequence ATGAAAAATACCTATAAAATTGGCTGGCTTACTGCTGCGTCGTTGGTTATATCTAACATGATTGGAACGGGTGTGTTTACCAGTTTAGGCTACCAGCTTTTAACCGTCAACAACAGTTTTAGCATTATTGCATTATGGCTGGCGGGCGGCATGTTGGCTTTAACGGGTGCATTTACTTTTGCCGAGTTAGCCACTCATTACAAAAAATCAGGCGGCGAGTATGTTTATATTTCCAAAGCAATACACCCTTTGTTGGGCTATTTGTCGGCGTGGTCGTCATTAATTATAGGTTTTTCAGCGCCGGTGGCTATAGCGGCTATTGCAATGGAGGCCTATTTAAAGCCTTTTGCTGCCAATAATAATGATGCAGCCATTTGGTTTAGGGCTTTAAGCGTAGCTTTAATTATTGGTATTTGCGCAGCTCACTCGTTTACTGTAAAACAAAGCAGTAAAATACAAAATATTGCAACCGCTTTTAAAATATTCTTTGTTTTAGCCGTTATTGCCTTAGGAATATGGTTGCCCACTCCAAATAACAACTCGTTGTTTTGGGGCGGCAACGTATTTAAAGAAGTTTTTTCATCCGGATTTGCCGTTTCGCTTTTATATGTTACCTACGCCTATACCGGATGGAACGCCGCCACCTATATCGTTGAAGAAATTGAAAATCCACGCCTAAATTTGCCCAAAGCCTTAATTGCCGGAACCCTGTTTGTAACCATTACCTATATTGCCATTCAATTGGTATTGCTTAAATTAGCACCCCCGCAAACCTTAAAAGGTAACGCCGAGGTAGCCATTATTGCTTTTGAGGCTGCAAAAGGGGCAGGCTTTGTCAAATGGATAAGTTTGGGCATTGCCGTACAGCTAATAGCCACCATGAGTTCGTGTATATGGGTAGGCTCGCGGGTAACCTATAGCATGTCCAAAGATTATACGCTGTGGAAACCTATTAATCGCGCCAATGCACAACAAATTCCGGTAGTAGCCATTTGGTTACACGGATTTATTGCCTTAATTATGCTATTCTCAGGCAAATTAGAGGAGATAATGTTGTACAGCTCGTTTGTTATGCAATTAATGAGCGTGGTGGCAATTATATCGTTCTTTTTTACCAAACCAATTCCGGATAGTTTTAAAAGTCCGCTTCGCCCATGGCTTCAAATTTTTTATATCTTGTTAAATATTTGTATTTTGCTTTTTGTACTTATTGACAAGCCCAAACAGAGTTTAATGGGTTTAAGTATATTGGTATTAGGTGTTGCCAGTTTTTACCTGAGCAAATTTTTAAGCACCCGAAAAAAAAACAGTTTTACAAATGAAAATTTCTAA
- a CDS encoding S9 family peptidase, whose product MPSNLSLNINYQPSQMINLRISKTLALMSFGFFMLIFFIACKSGKKLTATKNKLNTQVQTLPANTSGLIITAQKMNPILTYPSTKRDSVTDNYHGTFVADPYRWLEDENSPETNDWIAAQNKNTDQYFAQVPFYKSLEMRLEKLLFYPSKGVPFIKGDYLYQYRNDGVQPFSILYRQPLKSGLNSNDTTSEVFLDPNTFPPTVALGFVNFSHHLKYAVYSTSKGGSDWQNFKIIDVATKQPFPEELTNIKFSGASWLGNGFFYTRYDAPSDGKELSAANTSPKIYYHTIGTPQTADKLVYEDASTAQRSFNISVTDDEQFLLLSVWEGASNAQSVSYLPVSGWHKGDKFKPLLPKNENSNWVIDHIDGKFLVFTNKNAPRNRIVWIDPKNPEEKYWQEVVKEHPEAVLDGASMADGNRLILQYLHNISAKIRVCNLKGEILTDIPLPAAGIVGGLSTHKKHPDIYFSFESFAISPTIFYYNLNQGKLTEYFRPQIDFEISKYETKQVFFSSKDGTKIPMFITALKGTALDGQNPTLLYGYGGFNIARTPEFRAEMIPFLENGGVYAVVNLRGGSEFGEDWHKAGMLEKKQNVFDDCIAAAEYLMAQKYTNPEKLALTGRSNGGLLVGAVINQRHDLFRAALPVVGVMDMLRFQRFTIGWAWVSEYGSSENAEHFNFIYPYSPLHNIKPNTKYPSIYCLTADHDDRVVPAHSYKYMAQMQYANPQAPAQNRPALLRVERNAGHSAGKTRQQVVTDWRDRLAFIMRELGMDGK is encoded by the coding sequence TTGCCCAGCAATTTAAGCCTTAATATTAACTATCAACCAAGCCAAATGATAAATTTGCGCATCTCAAAAACCTTGGCTTTAATGAGCTTTGGTTTTTTTATGCTAATTTTTTTTATTGCCTGCAAATCGGGCAAAAAACTTACTGCCACAAAAAACAAGCTAAATACACAAGTGCAAACCCTGCCGGCTAATACTTCCGGACTGATTATTACAGCGCAAAAAATGAATCCCATTTTAACTTATCCATCCACCAAACGCGACTCGGTTACCGACAATTATCACGGCACTTTTGTTGCCGACCCCTATCGCTGGCTTGAAGATGAAAATAGCCCCGAAACCAATGATTGGATTGCGGCTCAAAACAAAAACACCGACCAGTATTTCGCACAAGTTCCGTTTTACAAATCCTTGGAAATGCGCTTGGAAAAACTACTCTTTTATCCTTCAAAAGGGGTGCCTTTTATTAAGGGCGATTATTTATACCAGTATCGCAACGACGGCGTGCAGCCTTTTTCGATATTATACCGGCAGCCACTAAAATCCGGATTAAATTCAAATGATACCACCAGCGAAGTTTTTTTAGACCCCAACACTTTTCCGCCAACGGTAGCACTTGGGTTTGTCAATTTTTCGCATCATTTAAAATATGCTGTTTACAGCACTTCAAAAGGAGGGTCAGATTGGCAAAATTTTAAGATAATAGACGTTGCTACAAAACAACCATTTCCAGAAGAGCTTACCAATATTAAATTTTCGGGGGCAAGCTGGTTGGGCAATGGCTTTTTTTATACCCGCTACGATGCCCCAAGTGATGGCAAAGAATTGTCGGCTGCCAACACTTCTCCAAAAATTTACTACCATACGATAGGCACACCGCAAACCGCCGATAAATTAGTTTACGAAGACGCCAGCACAGCCCAACGCAGTTTTAATATATCGGTAACTGATGACGAACAATTTTTATTGCTTTCGGTTTGGGAAGGTGCCAGCAATGCGCAGTCAGTCTCTTATTTACCTGTTTCCGGATGGCACAAGGGCGATAAGTTTAAGCCCTTATTGCCAAAAAATGAAAACTCAAATTGGGTTATTGACCATATTGACGGTAAATTTTTAGTGTTTACCAATAAAAATGCACCCCGAAACCGAATTGTTTGGATTGACCCAAAAAATCCAGAGGAAAAATATTGGCAAGAAGTTGTAAAAGAGCATCCCGAAGCAGTTTTAGATGGCGCTTCAATGGCCGACGGTAACCGGTTGATATTACAGTATTTACACAATATAAGTGCAAAAATTCGGGTTTGTAATTTGAAAGGCGAAATTTTAACCGATATTCCTTTGCCCGCTGCCGGAATTGTTGGAGGTTTAAGTACGCATAAAAAACATCCGGATATTTATTTTTCATTTGAGTCGTTTGCTATATCTCCCACCATTTTTTATTACAATTTAAATCAAGGCAAACTTACCGAATATTTCAGACCTCAAATTGATTTTGAAATAAGTAAATACGAAACTAAACAGGTGTTTTTTTCATCAAAAGATGGCACAAAAATACCTATGTTTATTACCGCACTCAAAGGAACAGCCCTTGACGGCCAAAACCCTACCTTATTATATGGTTACGGCGGTTTTAATATTGCCCGCACACCCGAATTTAGGGCCGAAATGATTCCGTTTTTAGAAAATGGCGGTGTTTATGCCGTTGTAAACCTGCGCGGGGGTAGCGAATTTGGCGAAGACTGGCATAAGGCTGGCATGTTAGAGAAAAAACAAAATGTATTTGACGATTGTATTGCTGCAGCCGAGTATTTAATGGCACAAAAATACACCAATCCGGAAAAATTGGCGCTTACAGGCCGCTCGAACGGAGGTTTATTAGTAGGAGCGGTTATTAATCAACGCCACGATTTGTTTAGGGCGGCGCTTCCGGTAGTTGGTGTAATGGATATGCTGCGGTTTCAACGATTTACCATTGGCTGGGCTTGGGTTAGCGAGTACGGCAGCAGCGAAAATGCCGAACATTTTAATTTTATTTACCCTTACTCGCCCTTGCACAATATTAAACCCAATACCAAATACCCCTCTATTTATTGCCTTACCGCCGACCACGATGACCGTGTTGTACCGGCACACTCGTACAAATACATGGCTCAAATGCAGTACGCTAACCCCCAGGCACCCGCGCAAAACCGACCCGCCTTGCTGCGCGTTGAGCGAAACGCCGGCCACTCGGCAGGCAAAACACGGCAACAGGTAGTAACTGACTGGCGCGACAGATTAGCTTTTATTATGCGCGAATTAGGAATGGATGGCAAATAG
- the yajC gene encoding preprotein translocase subunit YajC produces the protein MNQILFLWQGIPSEYGTILLMLGMFAIMYFLIIRPQVKRAKEQQNYIGQLQKGDKIVTTGGIYGKILKVNNRTFLIEVDTGTKLKIEKSSVSSEWSKSASTEADETQA, from the coding sequence ATGAATCAAATCCTATTTTTATGGCAAGGCATACCAAGTGAATATGGCACTATTTTACTTATGTTGGGCATGTTTGCCATTATGTATTTTTTAATAATACGCCCCCAAGTTAAACGAGCAAAAGAACAACAAAACTATATTGGTCAGTTGCAAAAAGGCGATAAAATTGTTACAACCGGAGGCATTTACGGCAAAATTTTAAAAGTTAATAACCGGACATTTTTAATAGAAGTTGATACCGGCACAAAATTAAAAATTGAAAAAAGCAGCGTTTCCTCCGAATGGTCAAAATCGGCTTCAACCGAGGCCGACGAAACCCAGGCATAA
- a CDS encoding response regulator transcription factor has product MSNRILLVDDEEKLLNHLFEALSAKGYEVVTAKNGLAALKLYEEQRFDLVILDIMMPEIDGHQVCEKIRLENPEQKILFLTAKDSTRDKIEGLRLGAKDYVTKPYNSEELLLRIGNLATPSPTDQGAAATAILNTYSFGGNTINFKTYQASCNMGTIDLTQKEVMLLKLFIERKNQVISRTQILQTVWGYDVYPVTRTIDNFILNFRKYFEPNPAEPIYFYSIRGVGYKFTENE; this is encoded by the coding sequence ATGAGTAATCGTATTTTATTAGTTGACGACGAAGAAAAGTTGTTAAACCACTTATTTGAAGCTTTAAGCGCTAAAGGCTACGAAGTAGTAACAGCTAAAAACGGATTGGCTGCCTTGAAATTATATGAAGAGCAGCGATTTGACTTGGTGATTCTTGATATTATGATGCCCGAAATAGATGGGCACCAAGTTTGCGAAAAAATACGCCTCGAAAATCCCGAGCAAAAAATACTGTTTTTAACCGCCAAAGACTCAACGCGCGACAAAATAGAAGGGCTGCGGTTAGGTGCAAAAGATTATGTAACCAAACCCTACAACTCCGAAGAGTTATTATTGCGGATTGGCAATTTGGCAACACCAAGCCCAACCGACCAAGGGGCGGCGGCTACAGCCATCTTAAATACTTATTCGTTTGGAGGTAATACCATTAATTTTAAAACCTACCAGGCCAGCTGCAATATGGGAACCATTGACTTAACCCAAAAAGAAGTAATGCTGTTGAAATTATTTATCGAGCGAAAAAATCAAGTTATATCGAGAACCCAAATTTTGCAAACGGTATGGGGGTACGATGTTTATCCGGTTACCCGCACAATTGACAATTTTATTTTAAATTTTCGCAAATATTTTGAACCAAATCCCGCCGAACCTATCTATTTTTACTCAATTCGGGGCGTAGGCTATAAATTTACCGAAAACGAGTAA
- the folK gene encoding 2-amino-4-hydroxy-6-hydroxymethyldihydropteridine diphosphokinase, with protein sequence MRKFEDIPVLVETILLLGSNMGNRILYLKQAKLNLSINAGIVKAESAYYKTAPWGGVKQPDFLNQAIVLATNLPPLELLTVCKNIEQLLGRKRTQKWGQRIIDIDILLYGDLIFSHPDLMIPHPELPNRRFALEPVAEIRPNLMHPQLNQTVLNLLELCPDSLMVEQLK encoded by the coding sequence ATGCGTAAATTTGAGGATATACCAGTTTTAGTCGAAACGATATTGCTTTTGGGAAGTAATATGGGTAACCGGATACTGTATTTGAAGCAAGCTAAATTGAATTTATCTATCAATGCCGGAATAGTAAAGGCCGAGTCGGCTTATTACAAAACAGCGCCGTGGGGTGGGGTAAAACAGCCCGACTTTCTAAATCAGGCAATTGTTTTGGCAACCAATTTACCGCCGCTTGAATTGCTAACCGTTTGCAAAAATATAGAGCAGTTATTAGGCCGGAAGCGCACACAAAAATGGGGGCAGCGCATCATTGATATTGATATTTTATTATATGGCGATTTAATCTTTTCGCATCCGGACTTAATGATACCGCACCCAGAATTGCCAAACCGGCGTTTTGCCTTAGAACCGGTAGCAGAAATTCGACCGAATTTAATGCATCCGCAGTTAAATCAAACAGTTCTAAATTTATTGGAATTATGTCCTGATTCGCTTATGGTAGAACAACTTAAATAA
- a CDS encoding CotH kinase family protein: MNKKITFFAILLYLIAFNLPTKAQTFTGNGAVVPGNGSIVEIPLEVANVFPDKITPAYGLKTICINATHTWMADFNIKLVAPDGTETLLVDNIGGDQDGFVETCFESNAEYSIFESWYPFTGTFRPIGFMGNFNNGQNPNGIWKLVAYDVYPWADDGTITDWSINFAEDAGEPFVFSGTTLPIVQFFTNGQAIPDEPDVKITMTIIDKGNGQLNFPSDPANIYSGFANVELRGQSSLGFPKKSYGVETCNAEGQDSTVAILNFPEESDWVLHASYADKSIMRNVLAHHLFNEMGHYSPRTQYVELFVNGTYQGLYVLMEKIKRDKKRVDIAKLTPIDTAGADITGGYIIKVDKGDDGGWISKHESIVDDTYCYYQFVYPKKDELQPKQAEYIQAFIDSIEEGLFAKNFYNFSGVRYNEYIDMTSFTDNFIINEITKNVDAYRLSTFFHKHKITSCGKLSAGPLWDFDLSFRNADYCDGWNPNGWLYEQYCDYSYFAPPMFFYKMLDDTLFLNALRCRWEDLRTNKLHTDTLFAFIDQTAANIDEAQQRNYQLWQTWGKYVWPNPQPLANNYQEEIDALKAWLGKRLKWMDENMPGTAKNCDYYATLGCFEEEITGLPNTLNFEIGLNKSGACKIWPNILAKANLETINIETKSPITKILLSDFSGRIVLRQDFSTQNQPVSKYLHLPTKIQAGIYLASVIFVDGQSYQQKIVIN, from the coding sequence TTGAATAAAAAAATCACTTTTTTTGCAATTTTACTCTATCTTATTGCCTTCAACTTGCCAACTAAGGCACAAACATTTACCGGAAACGGGGCGGTTGTACCGGGCAACGGCAGTATAGTAGAAATTCCGTTGGAAGTAGCGAACGTTTTTCCGGATAAGATTACCCCCGCTTATGGCCTTAAAACCATTTGTATAAACGCTACTCATACTTGGATGGCCGATTTTAACATCAAACTTGTAGCACCTGATGGTACCGAAACCTTATTGGTCGATAATATTGGCGGCGACCAAGACGGGTTTGTTGAAACTTGTTTTGAAAGTAATGCCGAGTACAGTATTTTTGAGTCGTGGTACCCTTTTACCGGAACTTTCAGGCCTATTGGTTTTATGGGAAATTTTAACAATGGCCAAAATCCAAACGGTATTTGGAAATTAGTTGCCTACGATGTTTACCCCTGGGCTGATGATGGCACTATAACCGATTGGTCTATCAATTTTGCTGAAGATGCCGGCGAACCTTTCGTTTTTTCAGGGACAACTTTGCCAATAGTACAGTTTTTTACCAACGGGCAAGCAATTCCGGATGAACCTGACGTGAAAATTACCATGACCATTATTGACAAAGGCAATGGCCAACTTAATTTTCCCTCTGACCCAGCCAATATTTACAGTGGCTTTGCCAACGTCGAGTTGCGCGGGCAATCTTCATTAGGTTTTCCTAAAAAAAGTTATGGCGTTGAAACCTGCAATGCCGAAGGGCAAGACAGTACGGTTGCCATTCTTAATTTTCCGGAAGAAAGCGACTGGGTTTTACATGCATCGTATGCCGATAAAAGTATTATGCGCAACGTATTAGCGCATCATTTGTTTAACGAAATGGGGCATTACTCGCCCCGAACCCAATACGTTGAATTGTTTGTTAACGGCACTTACCAAGGATTGTATGTGCTGATGGAGAAAATTAAACGCGACAAAAAACGGGTTGATATAGCCAAACTAACACCGATTGATACTGCCGGTGCCGATATAACCGGTGGCTATATTATTAAAGTAGATAAAGGAGATGATGGCGGGTGGATTAGCAAACACGAATCAATTGTTGATGATACGTATTGCTATTACCAATTTGTTTACCCCAAAAAGGATGAGCTACAGCCAAAACAAGCCGAGTATATTCAGGCGTTTATAGACAGCATTGAAGAGGGGTTGTTTGCAAAAAATTTTTACAATTTTTCAGGAGTAAGATATAATGAGTACATAGACATGACCTCGTTTACAGATAATTTTATTATCAACGAAATTACCAAAAATGTTGATGCTTACCGGCTTAGCACTTTTTTTCATAAACATAAAATTACAAGCTGTGGGAAATTGTCGGCTGGGCCCTTGTGGGATTTTGACCTTTCATTTAGAAATGCCGATTATTGTGATGGTTGGAACCCCAATGGCTGGCTTTACGAACAATATTGCGATTATTCCTATTTTGCACCGCCTATGTTTTTTTACAAAATGTTAGATGATACTTTGTTTTTAAATGCGTTGCGTTGTCGTTGGGAAGACCTGCGAACCAACAAATTACATACAGATACTTTGTTTGCTTTTATAGACCAAACTGCAGCTAATATTGACGAGGCACAGCAGCGAAATTACCAGCTTTGGCAAACTTGGGGTAAATATGTGTGGCCTAACCCGCAACCGTTAGCTAATAATTATCAAGAGGAGATTGATGCCCTTAAAGCTTGGCTTGGAAAACGCCTTAAATGGATGGATGAGAATATGCCCGGAACAGCTAAAAATTGTGATTATTATGCCACTTTGGGTTGTTTTGAGGAGGAAATTACCGGACTGCCTAATACTTTAAATTTTGAAATTGGGCTAAACAAATCTGGTGCGTGTAAAATTTGGCCAAATATACTTGCCAAAGCTAATTTAGAAACAATAAATATTGAAACTAAATCACCTATTACAAAAATTTTATTATCTGATTTTTCCGGAAGAATCGTTTTAAGACAAGATTTTTCAACACAAAATCAACCAGTTTCAAAATATTTACACTTGCCCACTAAGATACAAGCTGGAATTTATTTAGCAAGTGTAATTTTTGTTGATGGTCAGTCTTATCAGCAAAAAATAGTGATAAACTAA
- a CDS encoding T9SS type A sorting domain-containing protein, whose translation MKRFLPLLILFFGANLLTAQTNYFVSPLGNDNNNGTSAINAWQTLSRASQQIFSAGDSIFFECGGIYRGTFFLKGVGNSFSKIYVGAYGVGNAPIISGAEILQNPSWQNENINGINTIKTLFADTACFVYADGAFNQLARFPDDHFLFVDNVINNGSFALCGKTYPRDSVIVSDSLKNITMDDLTDAYVNLRTSGWNIATFKAISFDKPTGTLAMHSSSYGWSINLTVHNNASEKYGFFLSNRKEFLSQPSEFWVDNINQQLYLATNTIPASVEYSKHKYGIKIIDAAAHDIIINGITFQYQSLSAIELKEYDNKIEIRNCDFRNMPFGIHNKGESSSSDCLIRRALSNKIEISTNNFTDIYRSPIACYPANSKIVDNKISRVAVLPNVAEWLNLPRSYDVIDFGNGAAIQTGFNCLIERNTLDSLGHYGIIPQSNSVIEKNIINHGCLNYYDCGALYSVYSDSIVTRNNFVTDCAGSIDKGILLTPSMANPKIAGNGIYLDYNGDLRFTYVEATGNTISDCGRGIGFITTEDFLGQPDKYGNGFCSPYAVIQNNVLYNNHTEEFGVGAMAIPDINHIPSNFQYEPLQFTGNSVVHFDEETFALRTSNSITAGVNWGNYNNNHFASLNTRYIAGKHYRASLLLEKEEWLEPYEWQEWGKDSASTFALPLQSNIFVNDTLQQGNLIRNAQFKTNLNNWDFKATNALCLNNTGIDSTDYFPSKHLIYYNPSGLCGINNSISIKTNLADSSNIFSPLVNIDSSKHYLLSFDVYSSLPVNAQTLGNTIWTVSLTNTQNNAVLFKRSIEPRDTLQHFKYIFKPKNSAEQAYLEFFSYKIQGNYALRLDNICLFPIDATEWAASYKFPLITNASDDAVVYDIETDCFLHLDGTTAVSPLIVQPWSSVVLIRLDTCKIVIDPNTPIKEIDMFTANDRDMQFALFPNPANDEVMLLAEDDMLGERVIIYDLFGREVFSHLITSGKFNLKLSNLSSGIYFARIGNCTKKIVKK comes from the coding sequence ATGAAAAGATTTCTACCTCTGCTTATCCTATTTTTTGGGGCTAATTTACTTACTGCCCAAACAAATTATTTTGTTTCTCCGTTGGGCAACGACAACAACAACGGCACCTCGGCAATAAACGCATGGCAAACCCTAAGCAGGGCAAGTCAACAAATATTTTCGGCAGGCGATAGTATTTTTTTTGAGTGCGGTGGCATTTATCGCGGCACCTTTTTTTTGAAAGGCGTTGGAAATTCTTTCTCAAAAATATATGTTGGTGCTTATGGAGTCGGTAATGCGCCTATTATTAGCGGTGCTGAAATTCTTCAAAATCCAAGCTGGCAAAACGAAAATATTAACGGTATAAACACTATTAAAACTTTGTTTGCCGATACTGCCTGTTTTGTTTATGCCGATGGGGCTTTCAATCAGTTGGCACGGTTTCCCGATGACCATTTTCTGTTTGTTGATAATGTCATCAATAATGGAAGTTTTGCTTTGTGTGGAAAAACCTACCCACGCGATTCGGTAATTGTTTCCGATTCGCTTAAAAACATTACAATGGACGACCTTACAGATGCGTATGTAAATCTCCGCACCTCCGGATGGAATATTGCAACATTTAAAGCCATTTCATTTGACAAACCTACGGGAACACTCGCAATGCATTCATCAAGCTATGGTTGGTCTATAAACCTAACTGTGCATAATAATGCTTCTGAGAAGTATGGCTTCTTTCTTTCTAACCGCAAAGAATTTCTTTCTCAACCATCTGAGTTTTGGGTAGATAATATAAATCAGCAACTCTACCTTGCAACAAACACCATACCTGCATCGGTAGAATATTCAAAACACAAGTACGGAATAAAAATAATTGACGCAGCTGCCCACGATATTATTATCAACGGAATAACATTTCAATATCAATCGCTGTCGGCGATAGAATTGAAAGAATACGACAACAAGATAGAAATCCGGAATTGCGATTTCCGGAATATGCCATTTGGTATTCATAATAAAGGAGAGTCCAGCAGTTCTGATTGCCTGATTCGCAGAGCATTAAGCAATAAAATAGAAATCAGCACTAATAATTTTACAGATATTTACCGTTCTCCAATTGCTTGCTATCCTGCTAACTCAAAAATAGTTGACAACAAAATTTCGCGGGTTGCCGTGTTGCCCAACGTTGCCGAATGGCTGAACTTGCCTCGATCGTATGATGTAATTGATTTTGGCAATGGTGCAGCCATTCAAACAGGCTTCAATTGTTTGATAGAGCGCAACACCTTAGATAGTTTGGGGCATTATGGCATTATACCTCAATCCAATTCAGTGATAGAAAAAAATATAATCAATCACGGCTGCTTGAATTATTACGATTGTGGCGCACTCTATTCAGTTTATTCTGACAGTATTGTAACGCGAAATAATTTTGTAACCGATTGCGCCGGAAGTATTGACAAAGGCATTTTATTAACCCCTTCTATGGCAAATCCGAAGATTGCTGGCAATGGAATTTATCTCGACTATAATGGCGATTTACGCTTTACCTACGTTGAAGCAACGGGTAATACCATTAGCGATTGTGGGCGGGGAATTGGATTTATTACAACCGAAGATTTTCTCGGACAACCCGATAAATACGGCAACGGATTTTGCTCGCCTTATGCCGTTATTCAAAACAATGTGCTTTATAATAATCATACCGAGGAGTTTGGTGTTGGCGCTATGGCAATACCCGATATCAATCACATTCCTTCAAATTTCCAGTACGAACCTTTGCAGTTTACCGGAAATTCGGTAGTGCATTTCGATGAAGAAACCTTTGCCCTGCGCACCAGTAATAGTATAACCGCAGGCGTAAATTGGGGGAACTACAATAATAACCATTTCGCTTCGCTCAATACACGATACATTGCCGGAAAACATTACCGCGCCAGCCTTTTACTTGAAAAAGAAGAATGGCTCGAACCTTACGAATGGCAAGAATGGGGAAAAGATTCAGCCTCAACCTTCGCATTGCCCCTGCAATCGAATATTTTTGTGAACGATACTTTACAGCAGGGAAATTTAATCCGGAATGCACAATTCAAAACCAATCTAAATAACTGGGATTTCAAAGCCACAAATGCACTTTGCCTTAATAACACCGGAATTGACTCCACCGACTACTTTCCATCCAAACATCTAATATATTACAATCCATCCGGTTTGTGCGGAATAAATAATAGCATCAGCATAAAAACAAATCTTGCCGACAGCAGCAATATTTTTTCGCCCCTTGTAAATATTGACAGCAGTAAACATTATTTGCTTAGTTTTGATGTTTACTCCTCGTTGCCGGTTAATGCACAAACACTGGGAAACACCATCTGGACTGTGAGTTTAACCAATACACAAAATAACGCCGTTTTATTCAAACGCAGCATTGAGCCACGCGACACCTTACAGCATTTTAAATATATTTTCAAACCAAAAAACAGTGCCGAGCAAGCATACCTTGAGTTTTTCTCTTATAAAATTCAAGGAAATTATGCCCTGCGCCTTGATAATATTTGCCTTTTCCCGATTGATGCAACAGAGTGGGCTGCCAGTTACAAATTTCCGCTTATTACTAATGCAAGCGACGATGCCGTTGTTTATGATATTGAAACAGATTGTTTTTTGCATCTTGATGGCACAACGGCAGTCTCTCCACTCATAGTCCAGCCTTGGTCGTCTGTAGTGTTGATAAGATTAGATACCTGTAAGATAGTAATTGACCCAAACACGCCAATCAAAGAAATTGATATGTTTACAGCAAATGATAGGGACATGCAATTTGCGCTGTTTCCTAATCCGGCAAACGACGAGGTTATGCTTTTAGCCGAAGATGATATGCTGGGCGAAAGAGTTATTATTTATGATTTGTTTGGAAGAGAAGTTTTTAGCCACCTTATTACTTCCGGAAAGTTTAACCTAAAACTCAGCAATCTTTCAAGCGGAATATATTTTGCAAGAATCGGAAACTGCACCAAAAAAATAGTAAAGAAATAG